One stretch of Gouania willdenowi chromosome 16, fGouWil2.1, whole genome shotgun sequence DNA includes these proteins:
- the LOC114478069 gene encoding histone-lysine N-methyltransferase SETDB1-B-like isoform X2 — MTSKRTKFTFQKREDSTSRYHCCVPKCTTSARCNSVLSFFTFPQEDELRKKWIVNIRRDVPSVITNHTRVCSCHFLPADMKEPSYPQGRRRLRSGAVPVLFEWNNYSLPASRSGVWEQRERPDSNVPYPDHNYCSSAEPGALDLALSVIEEVRAENAALHRQKEEMAISNKFGSERFAASDEDIRFYTRMEVEDWDSSLKEELGISLEELNKWIDDMVEKSEIVQKKKAELTELKQWVEQKEEEKEKTEKLLNDANQSVLECEKLVKETYRQNGLVYLESSSEDEGRGEGVLSSEVIEIDDDDDDDVIAVGCLVPPKPKQPIPPTKDPELKDTSAALQKTSQQVQKLVHIVNKSSSNTHLLRSPAHTPAQPGHLNAPPAVFVSQVPSQSVTQPNPNTTEDELTVGMTILGKKRTKTWHYGSLVAINSIGNNVHKYKVKFEKGKSLLSGNHVAFTYNPILESLYVGARVVAKYKDGNLEWLYAGIVAEMPNNKNRMRFLIFFDDGYASYVILPELYPICRPLKRTWEDIEDASCRDFIEEYITAYPSRPMVLLKVSQIIKTEWEGTWWRSKVEEVDGSLVKILFLDDKRSEWIYRGSTRLEPMFNLKLTSANTHEKKLAGQQRNRPNMGALRSKGPVVQYTSDGQVGASPSPIKTPQTPPGHISLTAQTQQRPLTQHSTPSLVPPQPQQSARVENKHQMAKKSTSPFVPGVGGTHASKVMQSLNTSTSNLTSVRMSSAPSTSIATVTQLHQRQLTQSSPPVTVMTSIPPQPAYRAPTDRIFYLAHTCQPACLNRVRPPKSDFHRGKNPLLTPLLYDFRRMTGRRKVNRKMSFHVIYKAPCGLCLRNMGEIEHYLFQTGCDFIFLEMFCLDPYVLVDRPFQPQRPFYYIPDITGGKEDIALSCVNEIDTTPPPKVAYSKERIPEDGVYINTRSEFLVGCECTDGCRDKSKCSCHQLTLQATACTPGAQVNQNAGYLNKRLEECLPTGIYECNKMCKCCANMCTNRLVQHGLQIRLQLFKTQNKGWGIRCLDDVAKGSFVCIYAGKILTDDFADKEGLEMGDEYFANLDHIESVENFKEGYESDAHCSDSEGSGVDLSKMKIQPSALVGGKSGAQRARRGELTSETIENVTVRNWSVIFVPLSAQSSSGDSNDDDDKDSKSEESDTSDDTFVKENYFNSSSVWRSYTTRGQAKGNKEGSQDSKDGINPSTAAADGGKPLAMPEETGKSKVASWLTSQGMKKDAGDNKSQQKVEPGKKPDVMTLSDSDDVQTISSGSEDNKDKEKAPTGGVTKKQVAVKSTRGIALKTGHGMMVKTGASTGGTVPGGLGGKSGQQGQTSGGGDSTSRNTRLFFDGEESCYIIDAKIEGNLGRYLNHSCSPNLFVQNVFVDTHDLRFPWVAFFASKRIRAGTELTWDYNYEVGSVAGKVLLCCCGSTECRGRLL, encoded by the exons ATGACATCCAAAAGGACGAAGTTTACCTTCCAAAAAAGAGAAGATAGCACATCAAGATACCACTGTTGCGTCCCTAAGTGTACAACTTCAGCTAGATGTAATtctgttttgagtttttttacaTTCCCACAAGAGGATGAGCTGCGAAAGAAGTGGATCGTCAACATCCGGAGAGATGTTCCTAGTGTGATTACAAACCACACTAGGGTCTGTAGTTGTCATTTCTTGCCAGCTGACATGAAGGAGCCATCATATCCACAAGGGCGTCGGCGTTTAAGAAGTGGAGCTGTCCCTgttctttttgaatggaataatTATTCCCTTCCTGCCTCTCGTTCTGGTGTTTGGGAGCAAAGAGAGCGACCAGACTCGAATGTACCATATCCTGACCACAACTACTGCTCCTCTGCTGAGCCGGGTGCATTGGACTTAGCCCTCAGTGTTATAGAGGAGGTCCGGGCAGAAAACGCTGCGCTCCATAGACAGAAGGAGGAGATGGCCATCAGCAACAAGTTTGGCTCGGAACGATTTGCTGCTTCAGATGAGGACATTAGGTTTTATACAAG AATGGAGGTCGAAGACTGGGACTCCAGTTTGAAGGAAGAGCTGGGCATTTCTCTGGAAGAGCTGAATAAGTGGATCGATGACATGGTGGAGAAGAGCGAGATTGTGCAGAAGAAAAAAGCAGAGCTGACAGAGCTGAAGCAGTGGGTGGAGcagaaagaggaggagaaggagaagacaGAGAAGCTTCTGAACGATGCCAATCA GTCTGTGTTAGAGTGTGAGAAACTGGTGAAGGAAACCTACCGACAAAACGGTCTGGTGTATTTGGAGAGCAGCTCAGAGGACGAGGGACGTGGCGAAGGTGTTTTGTCCTCTGAGGTCATCGAGATAGACGACGATGATGACGATGACGTGATCGCTGTTGGCTGCT TGGTTCCTCCAAAACCAAAACAGCCTATCCCCCCCACCAAAGATCCAGAG CTGAAGGATACCTCTGCAGCTCTGCAGAAAACCTCCCAACAGGTTCAGAAGTTGGTTCACATTGTCAACAAGTCCTCCTCAAACACCCACCTGCTCCGGTCACCCGCTCACACTCCAGCTCAGCCTG GTCATCTAAATGCACCCCCAGCAGTGTTTGTATCCCAAGTGCCATCGCAGTCAGTGACACAGCCCAACCCCAACACTACTGAGGATGAGCTTACAGTGGGGATGACCATTCTGGGAAAGAAACGAACCAAGACTtggcactatggcagccttgtaGCTATTAACTCCATTG gtAATAATGTCCACAAGTACAAAGTCAAATTTGAAAAAGGCAAGAGTCTGCTGTCTGGGAATCATGTGGCTTTTACCTACAACCCCATCCTGGAGAGCTTGTACGTCGGCGCTCGTGTTGTTGCCAAGTACAAGGACGGTAACCTGGAGTGGCTGTATGCTGGAATAGTGGCAGAGATGCCCAACAACAAGAACCGCATGAG GTTCCTTATCTTCTTTGATGATGGTTATGCTTCATATGTGATACTACCGGAGTTGTACCCCATTTGCAGACCAC TGAAGCGCACTTGGGAGGACATAGAGGATGCATCGTGTCGAGACTTCATTGAGGAGTACATCACTGCGTATCCCAGCAGGCCCATGGTGCTCCTGAAAGTCAGCCAGATAATAAAGACAGAGTGGGAGGGAACCTGGTGGAGGAGCAAAGTGGAGGAAGTTGATGGCAGCTTGGTCAAGATTCTCTTTTTA GATGATAAAAGAAGCGAATGGATCTACAGAGGCTCGACCAGGTTGGAACCAATGTTCAATCTGAAGTTAACTTCTGCAAACACCCATGAGAAGAAGCTGGCTGGACAGCAGAGGAACAGACCAAACATGG GCGCTCTAAGGAGCAAAGGCCCAGTTGTTCAGTATACCAGTGATGGACAAGTTGGAGCTTCCCCTTCCCCCATCAAAACTCCTCAGACGCCGCCCGGCCATATATCCCTGACAGCCCAGACTCAGCAGCGTCCTCTAACCCAGCATTCCACTCCCAGCCTAGTGCCCCCACAGCCTCAGCAGTCTGCTCGTGTTGA gaATAAACATCAAATGGCAAAGAAGAGTACATCTCCTTTTGTCCCCGGGGTTGGAGGCACACATGCTTCTAAAGTCATGCAGTCTCTCAACACCAGTACCAGCAACCTCACCAG TGTGAGAATGTCGAGTGCCCCCAGTACTTCTATTGCCACTGTAACACAGCTGCACCAGAGACAGCTGACGCAGAGCTCTCCTCCAGTGACCGTCATGACCTCCATCCCACCTCAGCCTGCGTACCGCGCACCGACCGACCGCATCTTCTACCTGGCACACACATGCCAGCCCGCTTGTCTTAACCGAGTTCGGCCACCGAAGTCAGACTTCCACAGAGGGAAGAACCCGCTCCTCACACCTTTGCTCTATGATTTCAGACGTATGACAGGTCGACGTAAAGTCAACCGCAAG ATGTCTTTTCACGTCATTTACAAGGCTCCATGTGGACTTTGCCTGCGTAACATGGGGGAGATTGAGCACTACCTCTTCCAGACTGGTTGTGACTTTATATTTTTAGAGATGTTCTGTCTCGACCCTTACGTCCTCGTGGATCGGCCCTTCCAGCCCCAAAGACCCTTCTATTACATTCCAGACATTACCGGGGGAAAGGAGGACATTGCACTGTCCTGCGTCAATGAGATTGATACCACGCCGCCTCCCAAAGTAGCTTACA GTAAAGAACGCATTCCTGAAGACGGCGTGTACATTAACACCCGCTCAGAGTTCCTGGTTGGCTGTGAATGTACTGACGGCTGCAGAGACAA GTCTAAATGTTCGTGCCACCAGCTGACTCTTCAGGCTACGGCTTGTACTCCAGGAGCACAGGTCAACCAAAATGCTGGTTATTTGAATAAGCGACTGGAGGAGTGCCTCCCCACAGG GATTTACGAGTGtaataaaatgtgcaaatgtTGTGCTAATATGTGCACCAACCGGCTGGTGCAGCATGGTCTGCAGATCCGTCTCCAACTCTTCAAGACTCAAAACAAAGGCTGGGGCATCCGGTGTTTGGACGATGTGGCCAAGGGctcatttgtttgtatttatgcCG GTAAAATTCTGACTGATGACTTTGCTGATAAAGAAGGTCTCGAGATGGGCGATGAGTATTTTGCCAACCTGGACCACATAGAGAGCGTGGAGAATTTTAAAGAAGGTTATGAGAGCGATGCTCACTGTTCAGACAGCGAGGGAAGCGGCGTTGATCTGTCCAAGATGAAAATCCAGCCATCAGCTTTAGTGGGGGGCAAGTCTGGGGCGCAACGGGCCAGGAGAGGTGAGCTTACTTCAGAAACCATTGAGAACGTGACGGTCCGTAACTGGTCTGTAATCTTTGTACCTTTGTCAGCTCAAAGCTCCTCAGGCGACAGCAACGATGACGACGACAAAGACTCAAAGAGCGAGGAAAGCGACACCTCCGACGACACGTTTGTGAAGGAAAATTACTTTAACTCCAGCTCTGTGTGGAGGAGTTACACCACACGGGGACAAGCCAAGGGCAATAAGGAGG GGAGCCAGGACAGTAAAGACGGAATAAACCCATCAACCGCAGCAGCAGACGGTGGAAAGCCACTGGCAATGCCAGAGGAAACAGGCAAAAGTAAAGTGGCTTCCTGGCTGACGAGCCAGGGGATGAAGAAA GATGCTGGAGACAACAAAAG tcaGCAGAAGGTTGAACCTGGAAAGAAGCCAGATGTGATGACTCTCTCCGACAGTGACGATGTTCAGACCATCAGCTCCGGATCTGaagacaacaaagacaaagaaaaagctCCCACTGGTG GTGTGACTAAAAAGCAAGTAGCAGTGAAATCAACTCGTGGCATCGCCCTGAAGACAGGCCATGGGATGATGGTGAAAACTGGGGCCTCCACAGGCGGGACGGTGCCAGGCGGGTTAGGAGGGAAGAGTGGTCAACAGGGCCAGACGAGTGGAGGCGGAGACAGCACCAGCAGAAACACCCGCCTGTTTTTCGATGGCGAGGAGTCGTGCTACATCATCGATGCTAAGATAGAGGGAAATCTAGGGCGATACCTCAAC CACAGCTGCAGTCCAAACCTTTTTGTCCAGAATGTGTTTGTGGACACACATGACTTGCGGTTCCCCTGGGTGGCATTTTTTGCCAGCAA GCGGATCCGTGCAGGCACAGAGCTGACCTGGGATTATAACTATGAGGTGGGCAGCGTTGCAGGTAAagtgctgctgtgctgctgtggATCCACCGAGTGTCGAGGACGTCTGCTGTGA
- the LOC114478069 gene encoding histone-lysine N-methyltransferase SETDB1-B-like isoform X7 has translation MEGSEGMEVEDWDSSLKEELGISLEELNKWIDDMVEKSEIVQKKKAELTELKQWVEQKEEEKEKTEKLLNDANQSVLECEKLVKETYRQNGLVYLESSSEDEGRGEGVLSSEVIEIDDDDDDDVIAVGCLVPPKPKQPIPPTKDPELKDTSAALQKTSQQVQKLVHIVNKSSSNTHLLRSPAHTPAQPGHLNAPPAVFVSQVPSQSVTQPNPNTTEDELTVGMTILGKKRTKTWHYGSLVAINSIGNNVHKYKVKFEKGKSLLSGNHVAFTYNPILESLYVGARVVAKYKDGNLEWLYAGIVAEMPNNKNRMRFLIFFDDGYASYVILPELYPICRPLKRTWEDIEDASCRDFIEEYITAYPSRPMVLLKVSQIIKTEWEGTWWRSKVEEVDGSLVKILFLDDKRSEWIYRGSTRLEPMFNLKLTSANTHEKKLAGQQRNRPNMGALRSKGPVVQYTSDGQVGASPSPIKTPQTPPGHISLTAQTQQRPLTQHSTPSLVPPQPQQSARVENKHQMAKKSTSPFVPGVGGTHASKVMQSLNTSTSNLTSSVRMSSAPSTSIATVTQLHQRQLTQSSPPVTVMTSIPPQPAYRAPTDRIFYLAHTCQPACLNRVRPPKSDFHRGKNPLLTPLLYDFRRMTGRRKVNRKMSFHVIYKAPCGLCLRNMGEIEHYLFQTGCDFIFLEMFCLDPYVLVDRPFQPQRPFYYIPDITGGKEDIALSCVNEIDTTPPPKVAYSKERIPEDGVYINTRSEFLVGCECTDGCRDKSKCSCHQLTLQATACTPGAQVNQNAGYLNKRLEECLPTGIYECNKMCKCCANMCTNRLVQHGLQIRLQLFKTQNKGWGIRCLDDVAKGSFVCIYAGKILTDDFADKEGLEMGDEYFANLDHIESVENFKEGYESDAHCSDSEGSGVDLSKMKIQPSALVGGKSGAQRARRGELTSETIENVTVRNWSVIFVPLSAQSSSGDSNDDDDKDSKSEESDTSDDTFVKENYFNSSSVWRSYTTRGQAKGNKEGSQDSKDGINPSTAAADGGKPLAMPEETGKSKVASWLTSQGMKKDAGDNKSQQKVEPGKKPDVMTLSDSDDVQTISSGSEDNKDKEKAPTGGVTKKQVAVKSTRGIALKTGHGMMVKTGASTGGTVPGGLGGKSGQQGQTSGGGDSTSRNTRLFFDGEESCYIIDAKIEGNLGRYLNHSCSPNLFVQNVFVDTHDLRFPWVAFFASKRIRAGTELTWDYNYEVGSVAGKVLLCCCGSTECRGRLL, from the exons ATGGAGGGCAGTGAAGG AATGGAGGTCGAAGACTGGGACTCCAGTTTGAAGGAAGAGCTGGGCATTTCTCTGGAAGAGCTGAATAAGTGGATCGATGACATGGTGGAGAAGAGCGAGATTGTGCAGAAGAAAAAAGCAGAGCTGACAGAGCTGAAGCAGTGGGTGGAGcagaaagaggaggagaaggagaagacaGAGAAGCTTCTGAACGATGCCAATCA GTCTGTGTTAGAGTGTGAGAAACTGGTGAAGGAAACCTACCGACAAAACGGTCTGGTGTATTTGGAGAGCAGCTCAGAGGACGAGGGACGTGGCGAAGGTGTTTTGTCCTCTGAGGTCATCGAGATAGACGACGATGATGACGATGACGTGATCGCTGTTGGCTGCT TGGTTCCTCCAAAACCAAAACAGCCTATCCCCCCCACCAAAGATCCAGAG CTGAAGGATACCTCTGCAGCTCTGCAGAAAACCTCCCAACAGGTTCAGAAGTTGGTTCACATTGTCAACAAGTCCTCCTCAAACACCCACCTGCTCCGGTCACCCGCTCACACTCCAGCTCAGCCTG GTCATCTAAATGCACCCCCAGCAGTGTTTGTATCCCAAGTGCCATCGCAGTCAGTGACACAGCCCAACCCCAACACTACTGAGGATGAGCTTACAGTGGGGATGACCATTCTGGGAAAGAAACGAACCAAGACTtggcactatggcagccttgtaGCTATTAACTCCATTG gtAATAATGTCCACAAGTACAAAGTCAAATTTGAAAAAGGCAAGAGTCTGCTGTCTGGGAATCATGTGGCTTTTACCTACAACCCCATCCTGGAGAGCTTGTACGTCGGCGCTCGTGTTGTTGCCAAGTACAAGGACGGTAACCTGGAGTGGCTGTATGCTGGAATAGTGGCAGAGATGCCCAACAACAAGAACCGCATGAG GTTCCTTATCTTCTTTGATGATGGTTATGCTTCATATGTGATACTACCGGAGTTGTACCCCATTTGCAGACCAC TGAAGCGCACTTGGGAGGACATAGAGGATGCATCGTGTCGAGACTTCATTGAGGAGTACATCACTGCGTATCCCAGCAGGCCCATGGTGCTCCTGAAAGTCAGCCAGATAATAAAGACAGAGTGGGAGGGAACCTGGTGGAGGAGCAAAGTGGAGGAAGTTGATGGCAGCTTGGTCAAGATTCTCTTTTTA GATGATAAAAGAAGCGAATGGATCTACAGAGGCTCGACCAGGTTGGAACCAATGTTCAATCTGAAGTTAACTTCTGCAAACACCCATGAGAAGAAGCTGGCTGGACAGCAGAGGAACAGACCAAACATGG GCGCTCTAAGGAGCAAAGGCCCAGTTGTTCAGTATACCAGTGATGGACAAGTTGGAGCTTCCCCTTCCCCCATCAAAACTCCTCAGACGCCGCCCGGCCATATATCCCTGACAGCCCAGACTCAGCAGCGTCCTCTAACCCAGCATTCCACTCCCAGCCTAGTGCCCCCACAGCCTCAGCAGTCTGCTCGTGTTGA gaATAAACATCAAATGGCAAAGAAGAGTACATCTCCTTTTGTCCCCGGGGTTGGAGGCACACATGCTTCTAAAGTCATGCAGTCTCTCAACACCAGTACCAGCAACCTCACCAG CAGTGTGAGAATGTCGAGTGCCCCCAGTACTTCTATTGCCACTGTAACACAGCTGCACCAGAGACAGCTGACGCAGAGCTCTCCTCCAGTGACCGTCATGACCTCCATCCCACCTCAGCCTGCGTACCGCGCACCGACCGACCGCATCTTCTACCTGGCACACACATGCCAGCCCGCTTGTCTTAACCGAGTTCGGCCACCGAAGTCAGACTTCCACAGAGGGAAGAACCCGCTCCTCACACCTTTGCTCTATGATTTCAGACGTATGACAGGTCGACGTAAAGTCAACCGCAAG ATGTCTTTTCACGTCATTTACAAGGCTCCATGTGGACTTTGCCTGCGTAACATGGGGGAGATTGAGCACTACCTCTTCCAGACTGGTTGTGACTTTATATTTTTAGAGATGTTCTGTCTCGACCCTTACGTCCTCGTGGATCGGCCCTTCCAGCCCCAAAGACCCTTCTATTACATTCCAGACATTACCGGGGGAAAGGAGGACATTGCACTGTCCTGCGTCAATGAGATTGATACCACGCCGCCTCCCAAAGTAGCTTACA GTAAAGAACGCATTCCTGAAGACGGCGTGTACATTAACACCCGCTCAGAGTTCCTGGTTGGCTGTGAATGTACTGACGGCTGCAGAGACAA GTCTAAATGTTCGTGCCACCAGCTGACTCTTCAGGCTACGGCTTGTACTCCAGGAGCACAGGTCAACCAAAATGCTGGTTATTTGAATAAGCGACTGGAGGAGTGCCTCCCCACAGG GATTTACGAGTGtaataaaatgtgcaaatgtTGTGCTAATATGTGCACCAACCGGCTGGTGCAGCATGGTCTGCAGATCCGTCTCCAACTCTTCAAGACTCAAAACAAAGGCTGGGGCATCCGGTGTTTGGACGATGTGGCCAAGGGctcatttgtttgtatttatgcCG GTAAAATTCTGACTGATGACTTTGCTGATAAAGAAGGTCTCGAGATGGGCGATGAGTATTTTGCCAACCTGGACCACATAGAGAGCGTGGAGAATTTTAAAGAAGGTTATGAGAGCGATGCTCACTGTTCAGACAGCGAGGGAAGCGGCGTTGATCTGTCCAAGATGAAAATCCAGCCATCAGCTTTAGTGGGGGGCAAGTCTGGGGCGCAACGGGCCAGGAGAGGTGAGCTTACTTCAGAAACCATTGAGAACGTGACGGTCCGTAACTGGTCTGTAATCTTTGTACCTTTGTCAGCTCAAAGCTCCTCAGGCGACAGCAACGATGACGACGACAAAGACTCAAAGAGCGAGGAAAGCGACACCTCCGACGACACGTTTGTGAAGGAAAATTACTTTAACTCCAGCTCTGTGTGGAGGAGTTACACCACACGGGGACAAGCCAAGGGCAATAAGGAGG GGAGCCAGGACAGTAAAGACGGAATAAACCCATCAACCGCAGCAGCAGACGGTGGAAAGCCACTGGCAATGCCAGAGGAAACAGGCAAAAGTAAAGTGGCTTCCTGGCTGACGAGCCAGGGGATGAAGAAA GATGCTGGAGACAACAAAAG tcaGCAGAAGGTTGAACCTGGAAAGAAGCCAGATGTGATGACTCTCTCCGACAGTGACGATGTTCAGACCATCAGCTCCGGATCTGaagacaacaaagacaaagaaaaagctCCCACTGGTG GTGTGACTAAAAAGCAAGTAGCAGTGAAATCAACTCGTGGCATCGCCCTGAAGACAGGCCATGGGATGATGGTGAAAACTGGGGCCTCCACAGGCGGGACGGTGCCAGGCGGGTTAGGAGGGAAGAGTGGTCAACAGGGCCAGACGAGTGGAGGCGGAGACAGCACCAGCAGAAACACCCGCCTGTTTTTCGATGGCGAGGAGTCGTGCTACATCATCGATGCTAAGATAGAGGGAAATCTAGGGCGATACCTCAAC CACAGCTGCAGTCCAAACCTTTTTGTCCAGAATGTGTTTGTGGACACACATGACTTGCGGTTCCCCTGGGTGGCATTTTTTGCCAGCAA GCGGATCCGTGCAGGCACAGAGCTGACCTGGGATTATAACTATGAGGTGGGCAGCGTTGCAGGTAAagtgctgctgtgctgctgtggATCCACCGAGTGTCGAGGACGTCTGCTGTGA